Proteins encoded together in one Actinomycetes bacterium window:
- a CDS encoding pirin family protein, with protein MPAVTVDNPLALPRIPETHPEVDVDRPVVAVTTAPHGFEGEGFPVRRAFAGVDLRALDPFIHMDQMGEVEYAPGEPKGTAWHPHRGFETVTYMIDGEMAHSDSNGGGGLITNGDTQWMTAGAGILHIETPPEHLVVSGGLFHGLQLWVNLPRTLKLAPPRYQHIRSSKVALLSSLDGGALVRVIAGEVGGQPGPGSTHTPITLLHATLAPGASLTLPWRSDFNGLVYGLSGAGTVGAERRPFGSGQLAVFGAGDTITVAAAPKQGSRVDALDVFILGGQPIREPVAAYGPFVMNTRAELVQAFEDYQAGRLGSIPAAHADVDASTPDAE; from the coding sequence ATGCCCGCCGTCACGGTCGACAACCCGCTGGCTCTGCCACGCATACCTGAGACTCACCCTGAGGTTGACGTTGATCGCCCGGTGGTCGCCGTGACCACCGCGCCCCACGGGTTCGAGGGCGAGGGCTTCCCGGTCCGGCGTGCGTTCGCCGGCGTCGACCTGCGCGCCCTCGACCCGTTCATCCACATGGACCAGATGGGTGAGGTCGAGTACGCGCCGGGTGAGCCCAAGGGCACGGCCTGGCACCCGCACCGCGGCTTCGAGACCGTCACGTACATGATCGATGGCGAGATGGCCCACTCCGACTCCAACGGCGGCGGCGGTCTGATCACCAACGGGGACACCCAGTGGATGACCGCGGGCGCCGGCATCCTGCACATCGAGACGCCGCCGGAGCACCTGGTCGTCAGCGGCGGCCTGTTCCACGGCCTGCAGCTGTGGGTCAACCTCCCCCGAACCTTGAAGCTGGCACCGCCGCGCTACCAGCACATCCGCTCATCCAAGGTCGCCCTGCTCAGCTCGCTGGACGGCGGCGCGCTGGTCCGCGTGATCGCTGGAGAGGTCGGCGGTCAGCCCGGCCCCGGCTCGACCCACACACCGATCACCCTCCTGCACGCGACTCTCGCCCCGGGCGCGTCCCTGACACTGCCCTGGCGGTCGGACTTCAACGGCCTGGTCTACGGGCTCAGCGGCGCCGGCACGGTCGGCGCCGAGCGCCGGCCGTTCGGCTCCGGACAGCTGGCCGTCTTCGGCGCCGGCGACACGATCACCGTGGCGGCGGCCCCGAAGCAGGGCTCCCGCGTGGACGCCCTGGACGTCTTCATCCTCGGCGGGCAGCCGATCCGCGAGCCTGTCGCCGCCTACGGCCCGTTCGTCATGAACACCCGGGCCGAGCTCGTCCAGGCGTTCGAGGACTACCAGGCCGGTCGCCTCGGCAGCATCCCCGCGGCGCACGCCGACGTCGACGCCAGCACGCCGGACGCCGAATAG
- a CDS encoding DUF5302 family protein, whose product MAAEPEQTSPSSGDPKEQFRQALERKKRQGAEGVGQTGHGQSPHGGTDTHQHGGRREFRRKAGG is encoded by the coding sequence ATGGCAGCCGAACCAGAGCAGACCAGCCCCAGCAGCGGCGACCCCAAGGAGCAGTTCCGGCAGGCACTGGAGCGCAAGAAGCGTCAGGGCGCTGAGGGCGTCGGCCAGACCGGTCACGGCCAGTCGCCGCACGGCGGCACCGACACCCACCAGCACGGCGGACGGCGCGAGTTCCGTCGCAAGGCCGGCGGCTGA
- a CDS encoding pirin family protein, which produces MSGNLGTTDVAVYPSRESVVGRIPVHRALPRRGLRTVGPWCFADHMGPEPVTETKGLDIGPHPHTGLHTVTWLLEGAVLHRDSLGTEQLIRPGQLNLMTAGHGVAHAEEASDTYRGTLHGVQLWVAQPDTHRDGTPGFEHHAVLPRAEVDHSELTVLVGEFAGARSLARQDSPIVGADAAVRAGRTTWPLRPDFEYALLVLDGEISVGQHVVRPHALAAFGTGRAEVSVTVRDTARVLLLGGAPFTEPLIMWWNFVARTHDEIDAAVRAWQEHEERFGRVASSLARIPAPQPVWAPRG; this is translated from the coding sequence GTGAGTGGGAACCTCGGGACGACGGATGTCGCGGTGTACCCGAGCCGCGAGTCCGTCGTCGGCCGGATACCGGTGCACCGAGCGCTCCCCCGCCGCGGTCTGCGCACCGTAGGTCCGTGGTGCTTCGCCGACCACATGGGGCCCGAGCCGGTCACCGAGACGAAGGGTCTGGACATCGGGCCGCACCCGCACACCGGCCTGCACACGGTCACCTGGCTGCTCGAGGGTGCGGTGCTGCACCGGGACAGCCTGGGGACCGAGCAGCTGATCCGTCCGGGCCAGCTCAACCTGATGACCGCGGGCCACGGGGTGGCGCACGCCGAGGAGGCGAGCGACACCTACCGGGGCACCCTGCACGGGGTTCAGCTGTGGGTCGCCCAGCCGGACACCCATCGCGACGGCACGCCCGGCTTCGAGCACCACGCCGTCCTGCCGCGCGCGGAGGTCGACCACAGCGAGCTCACCGTGCTCGTCGGCGAGTTCGCCGGCGCGCGGTCGCTGGCCCGGCAGGACAGCCCGATCGTGGGGGCGGACGCCGCGGTGCGCGCCGGGAGGACGACCTGGCCGCTGCGGCCCGACTTCGAGTACGCCCTGCTCGTCCTGGACGGCGAGATCTCGGTGGGCCAGCACGTCGTCCGGCCGCACGCGCTCGCTGCCTTCGGGACCGGCCGCGCCGAGGTGTCGGTCACCGTTCGCGACACCGCGCGGGTGCTGCTGCTCGGCGGCGCACCGTTCACCGAACCGCTGATCATGTGGTGGAACTTCGTGGCCCGCACGCACGACGAGATCGACGCCGCCGTCCGGGCCTGGCAGGAGCACGAGGAGCGGTTCGGGCGGGTCGCCTCATCGCTGGCTCGCATCCCCGCCCCGCAACCGGTCTGGGCGCCGCGCGGCTGA
- a CDS encoding NUDIX domain-containing protein, with translation MDHDGNGWVECARGHRHWGRHGAAGLLLHAVDDAGAARVLLQHRAEWSHHGGTWGLPGGARDSHEEAVAAALREATEETALDRSLVRTRHTFVDDHGGWSYTTVYADTPSPLATELNQESIELDWVALPDVESRELHPGFAATWGEVQARPATLLVDAANVVGSRPDGWWKDRAGATSRLLASLDTLRARTLIDPGGGTRVVARVVAVVEGQARSVGDASWTQVVRADGSGDDAVVTTAAALTDAGSEVIAVTADRGLRSRVHATAVQVAGPGWLLALSG, from the coding sequence GTGGACCACGACGGGAACGGCTGGGTGGAGTGTGCGCGGGGCCACCGGCACTGGGGCCGGCACGGCGCCGCCGGCCTGCTGCTGCACGCCGTGGACGACGCCGGAGCCGCACGGGTGCTGCTGCAGCACCGGGCCGAGTGGAGCCACCACGGTGGCACGTGGGGGCTGCCCGGGGGCGCGCGCGACAGCCACGAGGAGGCGGTGGCGGCCGCGCTGCGCGAGGCCACCGAGGAGACCGCCCTCGACCGGAGCCTGGTGCGCACCAGGCACACCTTCGTCGACGACCACGGCGGATGGTCCTACACGACCGTCTACGCCGACACCCCGAGCCCACTGGCCACCGAGCTCAACCAGGAGAGCATCGAGCTCGACTGGGTGGCGCTGCCGGACGTCGAGTCCCGCGAGCTGCACCCCGGCTTCGCCGCGACCTGGGGGGAGGTGCAGGCGCGGCCGGCCACCTTGCTGGTGGACGCCGCCAACGTCGTGGGCTCGCGCCCCGATGGCTGGTGGAAGGACCGCGCCGGCGCCACGTCCCGGCTGCTCGCCTCGCTGGACACGCTGCGCGCGCGCACCCTGATCGACCCCGGGGGCGGCACGCGGGTCGTCGCCCGCGTCGTCGCCGTGGTCGAAGGGCAGGCGCGCTCGGTGGGTGACGCGTCGTGGACCCAGGTGGTCCGCGCCGACGGCTCGGGGGACGACGCCGTCGTCACCACCGCCGCGGCCCTGACCGACGCCGGCTCCGAGGTCATCGCAGTCACCGCCGACCGGGGACTGCGCAGCCGGGTCCACGCGACCGCCGTCCAGGTGGCCGGTCCAGGCTGGCTGCTGGCACTCAGCGGCTGA